A window of Streptosporangiales bacterium contains these coding sequences:
- the larC gene encoding nickel pincer cofactor biosynthesis protein LarC has translation MMLGALVDAGVPLDAVQEAVDAIGVEPVTLTSEQVHRHGLTATKVHVGVSESHVTRTWADVRALLETAVLAPPVRDRALDAFARLARAEAAAHGIPVDEVHFHEVGALDSIADVVGASAGLHALGLDQVWVSAVPLGSGTTKGSHGGIPLPAPAALAVLGEAQAPVYGGAVAAERTTPTGAALLAAAATSWGPLPTMRVRRVGLGAGGRDLAEVPNVLRLVLGEPAAHGDGAASTDLLLAANVDDLDPRLWPDVLARLLQAGASDAWLTPIVMKKGRPAHTLSVLVAAADAAAVRAAMYAETSTIGIRETVVGKQALDREVRTVDVQGEPVRVKVATVDGAVVNVQPEYDDVVAAAGHLRRPVKAVLAAATAAAQALLP, from the coding sequence ATGATGCTCGGCGCGCTCGTCGACGCCGGGGTGCCGCTCGACGCCGTGCAGGAGGCCGTGGACGCGATCGGCGTCGAACCCGTCACCCTCACTAGCGAGCAGGTGCACAGGCACGGCCTCACCGCCACCAAGGTGCACGTCGGCGTCAGCGAGTCGCATGTCACCCGCACGTGGGCGGACGTCCGCGCGCTGCTCGAGACGGCCGTACTTGCGCCGCCCGTACGGGACCGGGCGCTGGACGCGTTCGCCCGGCTCGCCCGCGCGGAGGCGGCGGCGCACGGCATCCCCGTCGACGAGGTGCACTTCCACGAGGTCGGCGCGCTCGACTCGATCGCCGATGTGGTCGGTGCCAGCGCCGGGCTGCACGCGCTCGGCCTCGACCAGGTGTGGGTGTCGGCGGTGCCGCTGGGGTCCGGCACCACGAAGGGCAGCCACGGCGGCATCCCGCTGCCCGCGCCGGCCGCGCTCGCCGTGCTGGGCGAGGCGCAGGCACCGGTGTACGGAGGTGCGGTGGCCGCCGAACGCACCACGCCCACCGGCGCGGCGCTGCTGGCCGCGGCGGCGACGAGCTGGGGGCCGTTGCCGACCATGCGGGTGCGCCGGGTCGGCCTCGGCGCCGGCGGCCGCGACCTCGCCGAGGTGCCCAACGTGCTGCGCCTCGTGCTCGGTGAGCCGGCCGCGCACGGCGACGGCGCGGCGTCCACCGACCTGCTGCTCGCCGCGAACGTCGACGACCTCGACCCCCGGCTGTGGCCGGACGTGCTCGCCCGGCTGCTGCAGGCGGGCGCGTCCGACGCCTGGCTGACGCCGATCGTGATGAAGAAGGGCCGGCCTGCGCACACCCTGTCGGTGCTGGTGGCCGCCGCCGACGCGGCGGCTGTGCGCGCCGCGATGTACGCGGAGACGTCCACCATCGGCATCCGCGAGACCGTCGTCGGCAAGCAGGCGCTCGACCGGGAGGTGCGTACGGTCGACGTGCAGGGCGAGCCGGTACGGGTAAAGGTCGCGACGGTCGACGGCGCGGTGGTCAACGTCCAGCCGGAGTACGACGACGTCGTCGCCGCCGCCGGCCACCTGCGCCGGCCGGTGAAGGCCGTGCTCGCCGCGGCAACGGCCGCCGCGCAGGCGCTGCTGCCGTAG
- the larB gene encoding nickel pincer cofactor biosynthesis protein LarB, which yields MDRDEVRALLAAVAAGEVPVDEGVARLADGPLAHGDGFTDLGYARLDTHRALRTGDPEVVYGAGKTPEQIVGLLRALASQPGDRPAVVTRLTGEGAAAVRAAFPAAEVDDVGRCARIGTPPEPRGHTAVVCAGTSDLPVAREAAFVAGAFGTSVDRIDDVGVAGIHRLLAERHRLDRADCLIVVAGMEGALPSVVGGLVGVPLVAVPTSVGYGASFGGLAALLAMLNSCAPGVVVCNIDNGFGAGVFASRVARRAGS from the coding sequence GTGGACCGAGACGAGGTGCGGGCACTGCTCGCGGCGGTTGCCGCGGGCGAGGTGCCGGTCGACGAGGGCGTGGCGCGGCTGGCCGACGGGCCGCTGGCGCATGGCGACGGCTTCACCGACCTCGGCTACGCGCGGCTGGACACCCACCGCGCGCTGCGTACCGGGGATCCCGAGGTGGTGTACGGCGCGGGCAAGACGCCGGAGCAGATCGTCGGCCTGCTGCGGGCGCTCGCGTCGCAGCCTGGTGACCGGCCTGCGGTCGTCACCAGGCTGACCGGCGAAGGCGCGGCCGCGGTGCGGGCCGCCTTCCCGGCTGCCGAGGTGGACGACGTCGGCCGTTGCGCGCGGATCGGCACGCCGCCGGAGCCGCGCGGGCACACCGCGGTGGTCTGCGCGGGTACGAGCGACCTGCCGGTGGCGCGCGAGGCGGCGTTCGTCGCGGGCGCCTTCGGCACGTCCGTCGACCGGATCGACGACGTAGGCGTCGCGGGTATCCACCGGCTGCTCGCGGAGCGGCACCGGCTGGACCGGGCCGACTGCCTGATCGTGGTGGCGGGCATGGAGGGCGCGCTGCCGAGCGTGGTCGGCGGGTTGGTCGGCGTGCCGCTGGTGGCCGTCCCCACCTCGGTGGGTTACGGGGCGTCGTTCGGCGGCCTGGCGGCGCTGCTCGCCATGCTCAACTCGTGCGCGCCCGGCGTAGTGGTGTGCAACATCGACAACGGCTTCGGCGCCGGCGTGTTCGCCTCCCGGGTGGCCCGTCGCGCCGGGTCGTGA
- the pheA gene encoding prephenate dehydratase, producing MPGVPPARYAYLGPAGTFTEEALRHVPAASGSTPELEPCTTVPAALDAVRRGDATAAVVPIENSVEGAVSATLDELATGEPLVITREVLLPIRFVLAARHDTSLDKVGVLATHPHAAAQCRGWLAEHLPDVQVIPSSSTAAAAADVAGGEGYDAAVASPLAVEHYGLDVLADNIGDRTDAVTRFVLVSRPSAAALTATGADRTSLAAFIRDDHPGALLEILTEFSVRGVNLTRIDSRPTGNGHGRYCFSIDCEGHVLDHRVGEALSALRRICADVRYLGSYPRADNTPPTVRGGTTDADYRDAAAWLTQIRTGRL from the coding sequence ATGCCTGGAGTCCCACCTGCCCGGTACGCGTACCTCGGGCCAGCAGGAACATTCACCGAAGAGGCGCTGCGGCACGTACCCGCGGCGTCCGGCAGCACGCCCGAGCTCGAGCCGTGCACCACGGTGCCGGCCGCGCTCGACGCCGTACGCCGCGGCGACGCGACCGCCGCCGTGGTGCCGATCGAGAACTCCGTCGAGGGCGCGGTGTCCGCGACCCTGGACGAGCTGGCCACCGGCGAGCCGTTGGTCATCACCCGCGAGGTGCTGCTGCCGATCAGGTTCGTGCTCGCCGCCCGCCACGACACGTCGCTGGACAAGGTCGGCGTGCTCGCGACGCACCCGCACGCCGCCGCCCAGTGCCGCGGCTGGCTCGCCGAGCACCTGCCGGACGTCCAGGTGATCCCCTCGTCGTCGACCGCCGCCGCGGCGGCCGACGTGGCCGGCGGCGAGGGCTACGACGCCGCGGTGGCCTCACCGCTTGCCGTCGAGCACTACGGGCTGGACGTGCTCGCCGACAACATCGGCGACCGTACGGACGCGGTCACCAGGTTCGTGTTGGTCAGCCGGCCGTCCGCCGCCGCCCTCACGGCCACCGGCGCCGACCGTACGTCGCTCGCCGCGTTCATCAGGGACGACCACCCCGGTGCGCTGCTCGAGATCCTCACCGAGTTCTCCGTGCGCGGGGTGAACCTCACCCGCATCGACTCGCGGCCGACCGGCAACGGGCACGGCAGGTACTGCTTCTCCATCGACTGCGAGGGCCACGTGCTCGACCACCGGGTGGGCGAGGCACTTTCTGCGCTGCGCCGGATCTGCGCGGACGTGCGCTACCTGGGCAGCTACCCGCGCGCCGACAACACGCCGCCGACCGTCCGCGGCGGCACCACGGACGCGGACTACCGCGACGCCGCCGCCTGGCTGACCCAGATCCGCACCGGCAGGCTCTGA